In one Pseudomonas fitomaticsae genomic region, the following are encoded:
- a CDS encoding cold shock domain-containing protein: protein MATRETGNVKWFNDAKGYGFIQREDGVDVFVHYRAIRGEGHRSLTEGQQVEYAVVEGQKGLQAEDVVGL, encoded by the coding sequence ATGGCAACACGTGAAACCGGCAACGTGAAGTGGTTCAACGACGCCAAGGGCTACGGCTTCATTCAGCGCGAAGACGGGGTGGACGTATTCGTGCACTACCGCGCGATCCGCGGCGAAGGCCACCGTTCGCTGACCGAGGGTCAGCAGGTTGAGTATGCGGTGGTGGAAGGGCAGAAGGGGTTGCAGGCTGAAGACGTGGTCGGGTTGTAA
- a CDS encoding putative RNA methyltransferase → MLACPICSEPLNAVDNGVVCPAGHRFDRARQGYLNLLPVQHKNSRDPGDNQAMVEARRDFLNAGHYAPVAKRLAELAAGYAPARWVDIGCGEGYYTAQIAEALPDADGYALDISKEAVKRACKRNPALTWLIASMARVPLASGSCQFLASVFSPLDWEEAKRLLSVGGGLMKVGPTSGHLMELRERLYDEVREYTDDKHLALVPEGMALAHSETLEFKLTLDKPEDRANLLAMTPHGWRASAERRAAVIEQPEPFVTTVSMRYDYFVLQ, encoded by the coding sequence ATGCTCGCGTGCCCGATCTGCAGTGAACCGCTGAACGCGGTGGACAACGGCGTGGTCTGCCCCGCTGGCCACCGCTTCGACCGCGCGCGTCAGGGTTATCTGAACCTGCTGCCGGTGCAGCACAAGAACAGCCGCGATCCCGGTGACAATCAGGCGATGGTCGAGGCCCGCCGCGACTTTCTGAACGCCGGGCATTACGCGCCGGTGGCCAAGCGTCTGGCGGAACTGGCGGCGGGTTATGCGCCGGCGCGCTGGGTCGATATCGGTTGTGGCGAGGGTTACTACACCGCGCAGATCGCCGAGGCCTTGCCCGATGCTGACGGTTACGCGCTGGATATCTCGAAGGAAGCGGTCAAACGCGCCTGCAAACGCAATCCGGCGCTGACGTGGTTGATTGCGAGCATGGCCCGCGTGCCATTGGCTTCCGGCAGCTGCCAGTTTCTGGCCAGCGTTTTCAGCCCGCTGGACTGGGAAGAAGCCAAGCGTCTGCTCAGCGTCGGCGGCGGCCTGATGAAAGTCGGCCCGACCAGCGGCCATCTGATGGAACTGCGCGAACGCCTGTACGACGAAGTGCGCGAGTACACCGACGACAAGCACCTGGCCCTGGTGCCGGAAGGCATGGCGCTGGCGCACAGTGAAACCCTGGAATTCAAACTGACGCTGGACAAGCCCGAGGATCGCGCCAACCTGCTGGCGATGACGCCCCACGGCTGGCGCGCCAGTGCCGAGCGCCGCGCGGCGGTGATCGAACAGCCCGAGCCGTTCGTGACCACTGTCTCGATGCGCTACGATTATTTCGTTCTTCAATAA
- the dapE gene encoding succinyl-diaminopimelate desuccinylase has translation MTAHADLSPTLQLAIDLIRRPSVTPVDADCQKQMMQRLGDAGFQLEPMRIEDVDNFWATHGKGDGPVLCFAGHTDVVPTGPVTAWQIDPFNAVIDEHGMLCGRGAADMKGSLASMTVAAERFVADYPDHKGKVAFLITSDEEGPAHHGTKAVVERLAARNERLDWCIVGEPSSTTLVGDVVKNGRRGSLGAKLTVRGVQGHVAYPHLAKNPIHLAAPALAELAAEHWDHGNDFFPPTSFQISNVNSGTGATNVIPGDLVALFNFRFSTESTVEGLQKRVADILDKHGLDWHIDWALSGLPFLTEPGALLDAVSSSIKQITGRETKASTSGGTSDGRFIATMGTQVVELGPVNATIHQVNERVLAADLDVLTEIYYQTLIKLLA, from the coding sequence ATGACGGCCCACGCCGACCTTTCGCCGACCCTCCAACTCGCCATCGACCTGATCCGCCGTCCGTCCGTGACGCCGGTCGACGCCGATTGCCAGAAGCAGATGATGCAGCGCCTGGGCGATGCCGGTTTCCAGCTGGAACCGATGCGCATCGAAGATGTGGATAACTTCTGGGCGACTCACGGCAAAGGCGACGGCCCGGTGCTGTGCTTCGCCGGCCACACCGACGTGGTGCCGACCGGCCCGGTGACCGCGTGGCAGATCGACCCGTTCAACGCGGTGATCGACGAGCACGGCATGCTCTGCGGCCGTGGTGCGGCGGACATGAAGGGCAGCCTGGCCTCGATGACCGTGGCGGCCGAGCGCTTCGTCGCCGACTACCCGGATCACAAGGGCAAGGTCGCGTTCCTGATCACCAGCGACGAAGAAGGCCCGGCGCATCACGGCACCAAGGCTGTGGTCGAGCGCCTGGCAGCCCGTAACGAGCGTCTGGACTGGTGCATCGTCGGCGAACCGTCGAGCACCACGCTGGTGGGCGACGTGGTGAAGAACGGTCGTCGTGGCTCCCTCGGCGCCAAACTGACCGTACGCGGTGTGCAGGGCCACGTGGCCTATCCGCACCTGGCGAAGAACCCGATTCACCTCGCCGCCCCGGCTCTGGCCGAACTGGCTGCCGAGCATTGGGATCACGGCAACGATTTCTTCCCGCCGACCAGTTTCCAGATTTCCAACGTCAACTCCGGCACCGGCGCGACCAACGTGATTCCGGGCGATCTGGTGGCGTTGTTCAACTTCCGCTTCTCCACCGAATCGACCGTCGAAGGCCTGCAGAAGCGCGTCGCCGATATCCTCGACAAGCACGGTCTGGACTGGCACATCGACTGGGCGCTGTCCGGTCTGCCGTTCCTCACCGAGCCGGGCGCGCTGCTCGACGCGGTGTCGTCGAGCATCAAGCAGATCACCGGCCGCGAGACCAAAGCGTCTACCAGCGGCGGCACCTCCGACGGTCGTTTCATCGCGACCATGGGCACGCAGGTTGTTGAACTGGGCCCGGTCAACGCGACCATCCACCAGGTCAACGAGCGCGTGCTGGCGGCCGATCTCGACGTGCTGACCGAGATCTACTACCAGACCCTGATCAAGTTGCTCGCCTGA